A region of Takifugu rubripes chromosome 6, fTakRub1.2, whole genome shotgun sequence DNA encodes the following proteins:
- the gng10 gene encoding guanine nucleotide-binding protein G(I)/G(S)/G(O) subunit gamma-10, translated as MTSNSNLSNMRRTVEQLKLEASVERIKVSQAAAELQQYCLQNAGKDALLVGVPTGSNPFREPRSCTVV; from the exons ATGACCTCCAACTCTAATTTATCCAACATGCGGCGGACGGTGGAGCAGCTGAAACTTGAAGCCAGTGTGGAGAGAATCAAG gtgtccCAGgcggctgcagagctgcagcagtacTGTCTGCAGAACGCAGGAAAAGACGCCCTCCTGGTTGGCGTGCCAACGGGCAGCAACCCTTTCAGAGAGCCGCGCTCCTGTACTGTGGTGTGA